One window from the genome of Anaerolineae bacterium encodes:
- a CDS encoding NAD(P)-dependent oxidoreductase, whose translation MKVLVTGASSKLGPHVVVELEKAGHAPTLFSRRKPSPALKHWPWIQGDLTVFEDCQRAVAGGFDAIQHLAAQPWPTDHPDLRADAAE comes from the coding sequence ATGAAAGTTCTGGTTACGGGGGCAAGCAGTAAACTCGGGCCGCATGTGGTTGTTGAACTAGAAAAAGCCGGGCATGCACCGACCCTATTCTCTCGCCGCAAACCATCCCCGGCGCTGAAACATTGGCCCTGGATTCAGGGCGACCTGACCGTGTTTGAAGACTGTCAGCGGGCCGTAGCGGGCGGTTTTGACGCCATCCAACACCTGGCCGCCCAACCCTGGCCCACCGATCACCCCGATCTGCGCGCAGACGCCGCTGAA